A portion of the bacterium genome contains these proteins:
- a CDS encoding cation transporter, with amino-acid sequence MGERDVAGERGAVRTGLGVSAVLFVAELIGGWLTNSLALLSDAVHMFTDLAALGLALFAIWICSRPASATKSYGYYRAEILIALVNGVALWVLVLFILREAWGRVGDPQPVAGGGMLTIAVFGLAVNAYVAWGLHAHRHHSMNVRGAYLHVISDMLGSVGAVVAGVVIVTTGWYPIDALVSVGIAVLILYSSWQLVREAVDVLMEAVPSHVTLEAVEQGLAAVPGVAEIHDLHVWTLTTGRYALSVHAVASERIADDRLLEALTAVCRRDFAIDHVTIQIEHESRRAHEPEH; translated from the coding sequence ATGGGGGAACGCGACGTCGCCGGCGAGCGCGGAGCGGTGCGCACCGGGCTCGGCGTCAGCGCCGTGCTGTTCGTGGCCGAGCTGATCGGCGGCTGGCTCACGAACAGCCTGGCGCTGTTGTCCGACGCCGTGCACATGTTCACCGACCTCGCGGCGCTCGGGCTGGCGCTGTTCGCGATCTGGATCTGCAGCCGTCCGGCGAGCGCGACGAAGTCGTACGGCTACTACCGGGCCGAGATCCTGATCGCGCTGGTGAACGGCGTCGCGCTCTGGGTCCTCGTGCTCTTCATCCTGCGCGAGGCGTGGGGCCGCGTCGGCGATCCGCAGCCGGTCGCGGGCGGCGGCATGCTGACGATCGCGGTGTTCGGGCTGGCGGTGAACGCGTACGTGGCGTGGGGACTGCACGCGCATCGCCACCACAGCATGAACGTGCGCGGCGCCTATCTGCACGTGATCTCGGACATGCTCGGCTCGGTGGGGGCGGTGGTCGCGGGCGTGGTCATCGTCACCACCGGGTGGTACCCGATCGACGCCCTCGTGAGCGTCGGCATCGCGGTGCTGATCCTGTACAGCTCGTGGCAGCTCGTGCGCGAGGCGGTCGACGTGCTGATGGAGGCGGTGCCGTCGCACGTGACGCTGGAGGCGGTCGAGCAGGGCCTCGCCGCCGTACCGGGCGTGGCCGAGATCCACGACCTCCACGTGTGGACGCTCACCACCGGACGCTACGCCCTCTCGGTGCACGCCGTGGCCAGCGAGCGGATCGCCGACGATCGGCTGCTGGAGGCGCTCACCGCCGTGTGCCGGCGCGACTTCGCGATCGACCACGTGACCATCCAGATCGAGCACGAGAGCCGGCGCGCGCACGAGCCGGAGCACTGA
- the pyrR gene encoding bifunctional pyr operon transcriptional regulator/uracil phosphoribosyltransferase PyrR: MTTNGARQVMDGQAIARALVRIAHEIIEKNKGAKELALVGIRSRGVHIAQRLRRTLQEIEGGAMVPFGVVDITLYRDDLDRGLQNPEVQGTEIPFGVEGRRILLVDDVLFTGRTIRAAMDALVDFGRPQSVQLAVLVDRGHRELPIRADYVGKNLPTHLTERVSVRLAEADGVDEVVIES, encoded by the coding sequence ATGACGACGAACGGCGCCCGGCAGGTGATGGATGGACAGGCGATCGCGCGCGCACTGGTGCGCATCGCCCACGAGATCATCGAGAAGAACAAGGGGGCCAAGGAGCTGGCGCTCGTCGGCATCCGCTCGCGCGGCGTCCACATCGCGCAGCGGCTGCGCCGCACGCTCCAGGAGATCGAGGGCGGGGCGATGGTGCCGTTCGGGGTCGTCGACATCACGCTCTACCGCGACGACCTCGACCGCGGGCTGCAGAATCCCGAGGTCCAGGGCACCGAGATCCCGTTCGGCGTCGAGGGGCGGCGCATCCTGCTCGTCGACGACGTGCTGTTCACGGGGCGCACGATCCGTGCTGCCATGGACGCGCTGGTCGACTTCGGCCGGCCGCAGTCGGTGCAGCTGGCCGTGCTGGTCGACCGCGGGCATCGGGAGCTGCCCATCCGGGCGGACTACGTCGGCAAGAACCTGCCCACCCATCTCACCGAGCGGGTCTCGGTGCGTCTCGCGGAGGCGGACGGGGTGGACGAAGTCGTGATCGAGAGCTGA
- a CDS encoding peptidoglycan DD-metalloendopeptidase family protein, with protein sequence MRAGWVLVVVAGVLAGCGAKTLQHTVKPGENLYRIGLAYGVTHQELARANDLRNPDRIEIGQVIRIPGASRQLPVNTITPVRARDDRPPAKEIPAGPKAFAWPVKGATLASRFGPRGATHHDGIDLAAPVGTPVQAARAGRVLYSDRLRGYGNIVILEHEGGWATVYAHHQENLVQAGEVVRQGDVVGRVGETGQTTGPNLHFEIRKDNVARNPLFFLPQGRAVAGRSPTQAEGGPDA encoded by the coding sequence GTGCGGGCGGGGTGGGTGCTGGTGGTGGTGGCGGGGGTGCTCGCCGGGTGCGGAGCGAAGACGCTCCAGCACACCGTGAAGCCGGGGGAGAACCTCTACCGGATCGGGCTCGCCTACGGGGTGACGCACCAGGAGCTGGCGCGCGCCAACGACCTGCGCAACCCCGACCGCATCGAGATCGGCCAGGTGATCCGCATCCCCGGGGCGAGCCGGCAGCTGCCGGTGAACACCATCACCCCCGTCCGGGCGCGCGACGACCGCCCGCCGGCGAAGGAGATTCCGGCCGGGCCCAAGGCCTTTGCCTGGCCGGTGAAGGGCGCGACCCTGGCCTCCAGGTTCGGGCCGAGGGGGGCCACCCATCACGACGGCATCGACCTGGCCGCGCCGGTGGGGACGCCGGTCCAGGCCGCGCGGGCGGGCCGGGTGCTCTACTCCGACCGCCTTCGCGGCTACGGTAACATCGTGATCCTCGAGCACGAGGGCGGCTGGGCCACGGTCTACGCCCATCATCAGGAGAACCTGGTGCAGGCCGGCGAGGTCGTCCGTCAGGGCGACGTCGTGGGGCGGGTCGGCGAAACCGGCCAGACGACGGGCCCGAACCTCCACTTCGAGATCCGCAAGGACAACGTCGCCCGCAACCCGCTGTTCTTCCTCCCGCAGGGGAGGGCCGTGGCCGGGCGCTCGCCAACCCAGGCCGAAGGAGGCCCCGACGCATGA
- the carA gene encoding glutamine-hydrolyzing carbamoyl-phosphate synthase small subunit, with amino-acid sequence MARREAILALADGTVFRGRAFGAEGETAGELVFNTSMTGYQEILTDPSYHGQLVAMTYPQIGNVGVNREDVESTRPWVRGFIVREYREAPSSWRAEQSLGAYLAHWGIPGIEGIDTRALVRRLRDHGAQEAVLSSVDLDAERLVRKAKDTPSLVGRDLVREVTCSEPYGWEQGPWKLGGYLMAEEIAAAMGRPPFKVVAYDYGIKWNILRNLVGVGCAVRVVPASTPAGEVLALDPDGVFLSNGPGDPDAVAGARENVARLLGKTPVFGICLGHQILGLALGGSTYKLKFGHHGGNQPVQDLTTGKVEITSQNHGFAVDLDSLRDRAEITHLNLNDRTCEGLVVRDQPTFSVQYHPEASPGPHDARYLFRRFTDLMTHWRRG; translated from the coding sequence ATGGCACGGCGCGAAGCCATCCTGGCGCTCGCGGACGGCACCGTCTTCCGCGGGCGCGCCTTCGGCGCCGAGGGCGAGACGGCCGGCGAGCTGGTCTTCAACACCAGCATGACCGGCTATCAGGAGATCCTCACCGACCCGTCGTACCACGGGCAGCTGGTGGCGATGACGTATCCGCAGATCGGCAACGTCGGCGTGAACCGCGAGGACGTCGAGTCGACGCGCCCGTGGGTGCGCGGCTTCATCGTGCGCGAGTACCGCGAGGCGCCGTCGAGCTGGCGCGCCGAGCAGAGCCTGGGCGCCTACCTCGCGCACTGGGGTATCCCGGGGATCGAGGGCATCGACACGCGGGCGCTGGTGCGCCGGCTGCGCGACCACGGCGCGCAGGAGGCGGTGCTCTCCAGCGTCGACCTCGACGCCGAGCGGCTGGTGCGCAAGGCGAAGGACACGCCGAGCCTCGTCGGCCGCGACCTCGTGCGCGAGGTCACGTGCAGCGAGCCCTACGGCTGGGAGCAGGGGCCGTGGAAGCTCGGCGGCTATCTCATGGCCGAGGAGATCGCGGCGGCGATGGGCCGGCCGCCGTTCAAGGTCGTCGCCTACGACTACGGCATCAAGTGGAACATCCTGCGCAACCTGGTCGGCGTCGGCTGCGCCGTGCGCGTCGTGCCCGCGTCGACCCCGGCGGGCGAGGTGCTGGCCCTCGATCCCGACGGCGTCTTCCTGTCGAACGGCCCCGGCGATCCCGACGCGGTCGCGGGGGCGCGCGAGAACGTCGCCAGGCTCCTCGGCAAGACGCCCGTCTTCGGCATCTGCCTCGGCCACCAGATCCTCGGCCTCGCGCTCGGCGGCAGCACCTACAAGCTCAAGTTCGGCCACCACGGCGGCAACCAGCCGGTGCAGGATCTCACCACGGGCAAGGTCGAGATCACGTCGCAGAACCACGGCTTCGCGGTCGACCTCGACTCGCTCCGGGACCGCGCCGAGATCACGCACCTGAACCTCAACGACCGCACCTGCGAGGGACTGGTGGTGAGGGACCAGCCGACGTTCTCCGTCCAGTACCACCCCGAGGCCTCCCCCGGCCCGCACGATGCACGCTACCTGTTCCGGCGCTTTACCGATCTCATGACGCACTGGCGCCGCGGCTAG
- a CDS encoding adenine phosphoribosyltransferase: MTDIARFIRDIPDFPKPGIVFKDITPLLADGPALRRTIDGLIEPFRGKVDIVLGIESRGFIMGAAAAYAMGVGLAIARKPGKLPYHKHAATYALEYGTDTLELHLDAIAQGTRVLLMDDLLATGGTASAAIELVERCGGEVAGCAFVIELGFLEGRARLGANTVHALLRY, from the coding sequence ATGACCGACATCGCCCGCTTCATCCGTGACATCCCCGACTTCCCGAAGCCCGGCATCGTCTTCAAGGACATCACGCCGCTGTTGGCCGACGGGCCGGCGCTGCGCCGTACGATCGACGGCCTCATCGAGCCGTTTCGCGGCAAGGTCGACATCGTGCTCGGGATCGAGTCGCGCGGGTTCATCATGGGCGCGGCGGCCGCCTACGCCATGGGCGTCGGCCTCGCGATCGCGCGCAAGCCGGGCAAGCTGCCGTACCACAAGCACGCCGCCACCTACGCGCTCGAGTACGGCACCGACACGCTCGAGCTGCACCTCGACGCGATCGCGCAGGGAACCCGCGTGCTGCTCATGGACGATCTCCTCGCCACGGGCGGCACCGCGAGCGCGGCCATCGAGCTGGTCGAGCGCTGCGGCGGCGAGGTCGCCGGCTGCGCCTTCGTGATCGAGCTCGGGTTCCTCGAGGGACGGGCGCGCCTCGGCGCCAACACGGTGCACGCGCTCCTGCGCTACTGA
- a CDS encoding aspartate carbamoyltransferase catalytic subunit produces the protein MAFTQRHLLGLEGLSAADITAVLDTAASFKEINERDIKKVPTLRGKTVINLFYESSTRTRTSFEIAAKRLSADTINVSASGSSVSKGETLADTARNLEAMRPDAIVVRHGSSGACNFLARHVTCPIINAGDGCHEHPTQALLDCLTIKEHRGEIAGLTVAIVGDLLHSRVGRSNVHALRALGAKVRLVGPPTLLPQEFAGLGVELHTRLADGVRDADVVMMLRIQRERQGRNYFPSVDEYAHYYCLTEDVVRLAKPQVIILHPGPLNRGLEISSAVADGPYSVIMNQVTNGLAVRMAVLYMLVARSKSVDVGETEALSEPARGRSGARA, from the coding sequence ATGGCATTCACCCAGCGTCACCTGCTCGGACTCGAAGGCCTGTCGGCCGCGGACATCACCGCGGTCCTCGACACCGCCGCCTCGTTCAAGGAGATCAACGAGCGCGACATCAAGAAGGTGCCCACGCTGCGCGGCAAGACCGTGATCAACCTGTTCTACGAGTCGAGCACGCGCACCCGCACCTCCTTCGAGATCGCCGCCAAGCGCCTCTCGGCCGACACCATCAACGTGAGCGCCTCGGGCTCGAGCGTGTCGAAGGGCGAGACCCTGGCCGACACCGCCCGCAACCTCGAGGCGATGCGGCCCGACGCCATCGTCGTCCGTCACGGCAGCTCCGGCGCCTGCAACTTCCTCGCCCGGCACGTCACCTGTCCGATCATCAACGCCGGCGACGGCTGCCACGAGCATCCCACCCAGGCGCTGCTCGACTGCCTCACGATCAAGGAGCACCGCGGCGAGATCGCGGGCCTCACCGTCGCCATCGTCGGCGACCTGCTGCACAGCCGCGTCGGCCGCTCCAACGTCCACGCGCTGCGTGCACTCGGGGCGAAGGTGCGGCTGGTCGGCCCGCCGACGCTCCTGCCGCAGGAGTTCGCCGGCCTCGGCGTCGAGCTGCACACGCGCCTCGCCGACGGCGTGCGCGACGCCGACGTCGTCATGATGCTGCGCATCCAGCGCGAGCGGCAGGGACGCAACTACTTCCCCTCCGTCGACGAGTACGCGCACTACTACTGCCTCACGGAGGACGTCGTGCGGCTGGCCAAGCCGCAGGTCATCATCCTCCATCCCGGCCCGCTCAACCGCGGCCTCGAGATCTCGAGCGCCGTGGCGGACGGCCCCTACTCGGTGATCATGAACCAGGTGACGAACGGATTGGCGGTGCGCATGGCCGTGCTCTACATGCTGGTCGCGCGCAGCAAGAGCGTCGACGTCGGCGAGACGGAGGCGCTCAGCGAGCCGGCGCGCGGCCGCAGCGGGGCGCGGGCGTGA
- a CDS encoding class II fumarate hydratase: MADTRIERDSMGEMIVPANAYYGAQTARAVENFPISGLRFPRSFIAALGTIKAACARVNREMGLLEPKVSDAIVRAATEVAEGRWDGEFVVDVFQTGSGTSTNMNANEVIANRAIEHLGGTRGDKSVHPNDHVNMGQSTNDVFPTAIHVAAYVEIASVLLPALEELAAALDERAVAFEDVVKAARTHLQDAVPITLGQEFSGYASVVRHGQARLQSALRHMAELPIGGTAAGTGINAPAGFGAAVAADVARVTGQPFVQAPNLFEAMQNRDAAVEASGALRTIAVGLMKIANDLRLLTSGSRTGFNEIELPATQPGSSIMPGKVNPVIPEAMNQVCALVIGHDATVAVAAMNGNLDLNVMMPVIAHALLESVTVLAAACRVTTAKCVRGIVANVERCREYGEATGQLVTAIAPVVGYDRAAELFKKAMARNVPIRQVLLDEAVLPKEEIDRILDLKALAHGGRVR; encoded by the coding sequence ATGGCCGATACCCGCATCGAGCGCGACAGCATGGGCGAGATGATCGTTCCGGCGAATGCGTACTACGGCGCCCAGACCGCCCGCGCCGTCGAGAACTTCCCCATCTCGGGCCTGCGCTTCCCGCGCAGCTTCATCGCCGCGCTCGGGACCATCAAGGCGGCGTGCGCGCGGGTGAACCGCGAGATGGGGCTGCTCGAGCCGAAGGTCTCGGACGCGATCGTCCGCGCCGCGACCGAGGTGGCCGAGGGCAGGTGGGACGGCGAGTTCGTGGTCGACGTCTTCCAGACCGGCTCCGGCACCTCGACCAACATGAACGCGAACGAGGTGATCGCGAACCGCGCCATCGAGCATCTCGGCGGCACGCGGGGCGACAAGTCCGTCCACCCGAACGACCACGTCAACATGGGCCAGAGCACGAACGACGTGTTCCCGACGGCCATCCACGTTGCGGCCTACGTCGAGATCGCGAGCGTCCTGCTGCCGGCGCTCGAGGAGCTGGCGGCGGCGCTCGACGAGCGCGCGGTCGCGTTCGAGGACGTGGTGAAGGCGGCCCGGACCCACCTCCAGGACGCCGTGCCGATCACGCTGGGCCAGGAGTTCTCCGGCTACGCGAGCGTCGTGCGCCACGGCCAGGCGCGTCTCCAGTCGGCCCTGCGGCACATGGCCGAGCTGCCGATCGGCGGTACGGCGGCGGGCACGGGCATCAACGCCCCCGCAGGCTTCGGGGCGGCGGTCGCGGCCGACGTGGCGCGCGTCACCGGCCAGCCGTTCGTGCAGGCGCCGAACCTCTTCGAGGCGATGCAGAACCGCGACGCGGCGGTGGAGGCGTCCGGCGCGCTGCGCACGATCGCCGTCGGCCTCATGAAGATCGCGAACGACCTGCGGCTCCTCACCTCGGGCAGCCGCACGGGCTTCAACGAGATCGAGCTGCCGGCGACGCAGCCGGGGTCGAGCATCATGCCGGGCAAGGTGAACCCGGTGATTCCCGAAGCGATGAACCAGGTCTGCGCGCTCGTCATCGGGCACGACGCCACGGTCGCCGTCGCCGCCATGAACGGCAACCTCGACCTGAACGTCATGATGCCCGTCATCGCGCACGCGCTGCTGGAGTCGGTGACCGTCCTGGCTGCCGCCTGCCGGGTGACGACGGCGAAGTGCGTGCGCGGGATCGTCGCCAACGTCGAGCGCTGCCGCGAGTACGGCGAGGCGACCGGGCAGCTGGTGACGGCGATCGCGCCGGTGGTCGGCTACGATCGCGCGGCCGAGCTCTTCAAGAAGGCGATGGCGCGCAACGTGCCGATCCGCCAGGTGCTGCTCGACGAAGCCGTGCTGCCGAAGGAGGAGATCGACCGCATCCTCGATCTGAAGGCGCTGGCGCACGGCGGTCGCGTGCGCTGA
- a CDS encoding protein-L-isoaspartate(D-aspartate) O-methyltransferase, with protein MATDHEAARARMVRTQLEGRGIADRRVLAAMGAVPRHRFVPPELRERAYEDTPLPIGEGQTISQPYMVAVMTEALGLDDEAAHVLEVGTGSGYQTAILAALGVRVTSIERLEPLAERAREVIDGIGLGERVTIAVGDGTLGWEADAPYDAILVTAGAPGIPRPLVAQLAPHGRLVVPVGEEELQTLVRLRRGAGGLVEEYLGECRFVKLHGSHGWEES; from the coding sequence ATGGCGACGGACCACGAGGCGGCGCGCGCGCGGATGGTGCGCACCCAGCTCGAGGGACGCGGCATCGCCGACCGGCGCGTCCTGGCGGCGATGGGCGCGGTGCCGCGGCACCGTTTCGTGCCGCCCGAGCTGCGCGAGCGCGCCTACGAGGACACGCCGCTGCCGATCGGTGAGGGACAGACGATCTCGCAGCCCTATATGGTGGCCGTCATGACCGAGGCGCTCGGGCTCGACGACGAGGCGGCCCACGTCCTCGAGGTCGGCACCGGCTCCGGCTACCAGACGGCGATCCTCGCCGCGCTCGGCGTGCGCGTCACGTCGATCGAACGGCTCGAGCCGCTGGCGGAGCGCGCGCGCGAGGTGATCGACGGCATCGGCCTCGGCGAGCGCGTCACCATCGCGGTGGGCGACGGCACGCTCGGCTGGGAGGCCGACGCCCCCTACGACGCCATCCTCGTGACGGCGGGCGCGCCCGGCATTCCGCGCCCACTCGTCGCGCAGCTGGCGCCGCACGGGCGCCTCGTCGTGCCGGTCGGGGAGGAGGAGCTCCAGACGCTCGTCCGCCTGCGTCGCGGCGCGGGGGGCCTCGTCGAGGAGTATCTCGGCGAATGCCGGTTCGTGAAGCTGCACGGCAGCCACGGCTGGGAGGAGTCGTAG
- the surE gene encoding 5'/3'-nucleotidase SurE, with translation MDARPLILVANDDGIHSEGLAALRDAVEPLGRVVVVAPDREQSAVSHALTLHRPLRIEQIGEDRWVVDGTPTDCVNLGINGILKTRPALVVSGINKGANLGDDVTYSGTVSAAMEGTLLGVPSIAISQIGRGGWDFAIAAAFARKIAARVLDSPLPPDTLLNVNVPRFSDGAEPSGVALTRMGRRRYGDAIVEKVDPRGRKYYWIGGEELAFVEEEGTDFHAVSHGMISVTPIHLDLTNYGAFEALRGLADGW, from the coding sequence ATGGACGCTCGGCCGCTCATCCTGGTCGCGAACGACGACGGCATCCACTCGGAAGGCCTCGCGGCATTGCGCGACGCCGTCGAGCCGCTCGGACGGGTCGTGGTCGTCGCGCCGGACCGCGAGCAGAGTGCCGTCAGCCACGCGCTCACCCTGCACCGGCCGCTGCGCATCGAGCAGATCGGCGAGGACCGCTGGGTCGTCGACGGCACGCCGACCGACTGCGTGAACCTCGGCATCAACGGCATCCTGAAGACGCGCCCGGCGCTCGTCGTGTCGGGGATCAACAAGGGCGCGAACCTCGGCGACGACGTCACCTACTCGGGCACCGTCAGCGCGGCGATGGAGGGCACGCTCCTCGGCGTGCCGTCGATCGCGATCTCGCAGATCGGCCGCGGCGGGTGGGACTTCGCGATCGCTGCGGCGTTCGCGCGCAAGATCGCAGCGCGGGTGCTGGACAGCCCGCTGCCGCCGGATACCCTCCTCAACGTGAACGTACCGCGCTTCAGCGACGGGGCGGAGCCGAGCGGCGTCGCTCTGACGCGCATGGGCCGCCGGCGCTACGGCGACGCCATCGTGGAGAAGGTCGACCCGCGCGGCCGGAAGTACTACTGGATCGGCGGAGAGGAGCTCGCCTTCGTCGAGGAGGAGGGTACCGACTTCCACGCGGTCAGCCACGGCATGATCTCGGTCACTCCGATCCACCTCGATCTCACGAACTACGGCGCCTTCGAGGCGCTGCGCGGGCTCGCGGACGGATGGTGA
- a CDS encoding dihydroorotase — MTRLLVANGTLVDPVARTSAPADLLVEGERVAAVGAPGTLEAADATLVDARGLLVLPGLVDIHVHLREPGQEYKETVATGSAAALAGGFTTLATMANTNPVNDNGAVTQYVLERGRMVAGARVHAIGAVSVGLQGERMAEIGEMHRAGIVAVSDDGRPIMSASLMRHALEYTQLFGLPVIAHEEDDALCCGGVMNEGPTAVRLGLRGRPAAAEEVMIARDVALVELTGGHLHVAHLSTARGVELVRQAKARGLRVTAEVTPHHLFLTEEAVGDYDTNAKMAPPLRTRADVEALRQGLADGTIDAIATDHAPHHQDEKDCEFDEAAFGVVGLETALPLGLRLVAEGVLDLPTLVERMSVGPARILGLPAGTLAAGGLADLVLVDPERKWKVAARAFRSKGRNTPFEGWDVAGRALVTMVGGRILHDERAATPQLRVAS; from the coding sequence GTGACGCGGCTCCTCGTCGCCAACGGGACGCTGGTCGATCCCGTCGCCCGCACGAGCGCGCCCGCCGACCTCCTCGTCGAGGGCGAACGCGTCGCGGCGGTCGGGGCGCCGGGCACGCTGGAGGCGGCCGATGCGACGCTCGTCGACGCGCGCGGCCTCCTCGTGCTGCCCGGCCTCGTCGACATCCACGTGCACCTGCGCGAGCCCGGGCAGGAGTACAAGGAGACGGTCGCTACCGGCAGCGCCGCCGCGCTCGCGGGCGGGTTCACGACGCTCGCCACGATGGCGAACACCAATCCCGTCAACGACAACGGCGCGGTCACGCAGTACGTCCTCGAGCGCGGCCGCATGGTGGCCGGGGCGCGCGTGCACGCGATCGGAGCGGTGTCGGTGGGCCTCCAGGGCGAGCGCATGGCCGAGATCGGCGAGATGCATCGCGCCGGCATCGTCGCGGTCTCGGACGACGGCCGTCCGATCATGAGCGCGTCGCTCATGCGCCACGCGCTCGAGTACACGCAGCTCTTCGGCCTCCCCGTCATCGCGCACGAGGAGGACGACGCGCTCTGCTGCGGCGGCGTCATGAACGAGGGCCCGACCGCCGTGCGGCTCGGCCTGCGCGGCCGGCCGGCGGCGGCGGAAGAGGTGATGATCGCCCGCGACGTCGCGCTCGTCGAGCTGACGGGCGGGCATCTCCACGTGGCGCACCTCAGCACCGCGCGCGGCGTCGAGCTGGTGCGGCAGGCGAAGGCGCGCGGCCTGCGCGTCACCGCCGAAGTGACGCCGCACCATCTGTTCCTCACCGAGGAGGCCGTGGGCGACTACGACACGAACGCGAAGATGGCGCCGCCGCTGCGCACCAGGGCCGACGTCGAGGCGCTGCGCCAGGGGCTCGCCGACGGCACCATCGACGCCATCGCCACCGACCACGCCCCGCACCACCAGGACGAGAAGGACTGCGAGTTCGACGAGGCCGCCTTCGGCGTCGTCGGCCTCGAGACGGCGCTGCCGCTCGGCCTGCGCCTGGTCGCCGAGGGCGTGCTCGACCTGCCGACCCTGGTCGAGCGCATGAGCGTCGGCCCCGCGCGCATCCTCGGCCTGCCGGCGGGGACGCTGGCGGCGGGCGGGCTCGCCGACCTCGTGCTCGTCGATCCCGAGCGGAAGTGGAAGGTCGCGGCGCGCGCCTTCAGGTCGAAGGGCCGCAACACCCCGTTCGAGGGGTGGGACGTCGCGGGCCGTGCGCTGGTCACGATGGTCGGCGGCCGCATCCTCCACGACGAGCGGGCGGCGACGCCGCAGCTCCGGGTCGCCTCCTGA
- a CDS encoding MerR family transcriptional regulator — protein MTAPDADLPDKLYFKIGEVARLVGVKPYVLRYWETEFAPLLRPEKSHTRHRLYRRRDVIVLRTIRRLLHDDRYTIEGAKRRLRAGEEPIEPTPPLRDAAAALARVRGIVVELCTLLDREPGTPPPLVIGPRRS, from the coding sequence ATGACGGCACCCGACGCCGACCTGCCCGACAAGCTCTACTTCAAGATCGGCGAGGTGGCGCGCCTCGTCGGCGTGAAGCCGTACGTGCTGCGCTATTGGGAGACGGAGTTCGCCCCGCTCCTCCGCCCCGAGAAGTCGCACACGCGCCATCGGCTGTACCGGCGGCGCGACGTGATCGTGCTGCGCACGATCCGTCGTCTGCTGCACGACGATCGCTACACCATCGAGGGGGCGAAGCGTCGCCTGCGCGCGGGTGAGGAGCCGATCGAGCCGACGCCGCCGCTGCGCGACGCAGCCGCGGCGCTCGCGCGGGTGCGCGGGATCGTGGTCGAGCTCTGCACGCTGCTCGACCGCGAGCCGGGAACGCCGCCGCCCCTCGTCATCGGTCCGCGGCGCTCGTAG